A stretch of the Aminipila terrae genome encodes the following:
- a CDS encoding arylamine N-acetyltransferase family protein, translating into MIDEDFVLSEEQIINYFDRLEMIYDKDKWKPSEENLRILQNVHIAKIPYENLSILMKEPISLNGNDLYNKIIVEHRGGYCFEVNGLFTHLLKALGYQVTVYNCRFIYEDQGVQVRRHRIMKVDFKHASYITDVSFRNESPRFPLKFVCDEVQWDGIAEYKFTKDDYYGYVMWQKLDGEDWKMIFGFDESPQSETDFFLPNYFCETHPQSPFIDEPHMSICPANEHITIAGRKIVMSKKNIIVEKNTIHSREEFCLLCKKYFGIAIDIKKAEIIMSNEDLTNDDI; encoded by the coding sequence ATGATAGATGAAGATTTTGTATTATCGGAAGAACAGATTATAAACTACTTTGACAGATTAGAAATGATATACGATAAGGATAAATGGAAGCCTTCAGAGGAAAATCTGAGAATTTTGCAGAATGTGCATATAGCAAAGATTCCTTATGAAAATTTATCAATCCTTATGAAGGAGCCTATATCCTTAAATGGAAATGATTTATATAATAAGATCATTGTGGAACATAGAGGGGGATATTGTTTTGAGGTAAATGGATTATTCACACATCTATTGAAGGCATTAGGATACCAGGTTACTGTGTATAATTGCAGATTTATTTATGAAGACCAGGGAGTACAGGTACGCAGACACCGAATCATGAAAGTGGATTTCAAACACGCATCATATATTACGGATGTAAGCTTTCGCAATGAATCTCCAAGGTTTCCACTAAAATTTGTCTGTGATGAAGTACAATGGGATGGTATAGCAGAATATAAGTTTACTAAGGATGACTATTATGGATATGTGATGTGGCAAAAGTTAGATGGAGAGGATTGGAAAATGATTTTCGGGTTTGATGAAAGCCCACAATCCGAAACAGATTTCTTTTTACCAAATTATTTTTGTGAAACTCATCCCCAATCTCCTTTTATAGATGAACCTCATATGTCCATCTGCCCTGCAAATGAGCATATAACAATTGCAGGAAGAAAGATTGTCATGTCTAAAAAAAATATAATAGTGGAAAAAAACACAATTCATTCAAGGGAGGAGTTTTGCCTTCTATGTAAAAAGTATTTTGGAATTGCTATTGATATAAAAAAGGCAGAAATAATAATGTCAAATGAAGATTTGACTAATGATGATATATAG
- a CDS encoding HAMP domain-containing sensor histidine kinase: MKNRRIFSLRYKSLLILLLGVAVSFGMNFLIHEAGRFLIDKYYLNSKAVSQRLTDYQESFEKYVDENHISIRNVRDISKWLKSKNDVYLIIYNGDKIIYEAGFWDIKKYSDKLPGNNKSTSFLLDSKTDVDKTELDLSLRDIKFKEGTYSAAIIEFSEIKWYHMVNYISWGLSILFLFVVLIMYNNQIISHIMKLSNDISQVEKGKLEKTIYHKGNDEISLLAMNADNMRNSIITRLQSEKEAWEANSELITSMSHDIRTPLTALIGYLEILDSETYHSEEQLGKYIKRCKEKSIQLKDISDKLFQYFLVFGKEKIEMQMEILDGTIIFQQLLYEHIFDLKNMGFYVEMDCTDQSFLINADIHYLKRMFDNLFSNIEKYARPGGTVSIILKAEDNGLFISIANEVRNSSQVVESTNIGLKSCRKIVEQINGSLEIEKNQECFKVCITIPIENRVRTLSKLV, encoded by the coding sequence ATGAAGAATAGACGTATATTCTCATTGAGGTATAAAAGCCTTTTAATACTTTTGCTAGGTGTAGCTGTCAGTTTTGGTATGAATTTCCTGATCCACGAAGCGGGGCGCTTTCTCATAGATAAATATTACCTGAACTCTAAAGCGGTATCACAAAGATTAACGGATTATCAGGAATCTTTTGAAAAATATGTAGATGAAAATCACATTTCTATTAGGAATGTCAGGGATATTTCAAAATGGCTTAAAAGTAAAAACGATGTTTATCTGATTATCTATAACGGAGATAAAATAATATATGAGGCTGGATTCTGGGATATAAAAAAATATTCAGATAAACTTCCTGGAAATAATAAGAGTACCTCATTTCTGCTGGATAGTAAAACTGACGTGGATAAAACGGAATTAGACTTGTCTCTGCGGGATATCAAATTCAAAGAAGGTACTTACTCAGCGGCTATTATTGAGTTCTCTGAAATAAAATGGTACCACATGGTGAACTACATTTCCTGGGGTTTATCCATATTGTTTTTATTTGTGGTATTAATTATGTACAATAATCAGATCATCAGCCATATCATGAAACTGTCTAATGACATTTCACAGGTGGAAAAGGGAAAACTGGAAAAAACCATTTACCACAAGGGTAACGATGAAATATCCCTGCTGGCTATGAACGCAGATAATATGAGAAATTCCATTATTACAAGGCTTCAAAGTGAAAAGGAAGCATGGGAAGCCAACAGCGAGCTTATCACTTCCATGTCACATGATATCCGTACTCCTCTAACGGCACTGATAGGTTATCTGGAAATCCTGGATTCAGAAACTTATCATTCAGAAGAACAGCTGGGAAAATATATTAAAAGGTGCAAGGAAAAATCCATACAATTAAAGGATATTTCAGACAAGCTGTTTCAATATTTTCTTGTATTTGGAAAAGAAAAAATTGAAATGCAGATGGAAATCTTGGATGGAACTATCATTTTCCAGCAGCTGCTGTATGAGCATATTTTTGATTTAAAAAACATGGGGTTTTATGTGGAAATGGATTGTACAGACCAGTCTTTCTTGATAAACGCGGATATTCATTATCTGAAGAGGATGTTTGATAATCTTTTTTCTAATATTGAGAAGTATGCCAGACCTGGGGGAACGGTTAGTATTATTTTAAAGGCTGAAGACAACGGCCTGTTTATCAGTATAGCCAATGAAGTCCGAAATAGCAGCCAGGTTGTGGAAAGTACAAATATAGGATTGAAGTCCTGCAGAAAAATTGTGGAACAGATAAATGGATCTTTGGAAATAGAAAAAAATCAGGAATGCTTTAAAGTATGTATTACGATTCCCATTGAAAATAGAGTGAGAACCTTATCTAAACTGGTATGA
- a CDS encoding response regulator transcription factor: protein MDKTQKILVVDDDADIREVLHIQLENKGYCVLEAENGRKAIGVVTDHRDIDLIILDIMMPILSGIDACMEIRKLSAAPILFLTAKSKETDKAIAYENGGDDYLVKPFSQAELLMKVQSLLRRYYIYKGKAETKTDKTEIHLKDLIINTADRTVFRGKQRIELTDTEFQILMYLERNRGAAQDSKAIYEGVWGGKFLPSSANAVMVHILNLRKKLELDFNPHSIIHTVWGKGYQIDEE, encoded by the coding sequence ATGGATAAAACACAAAAAATCCTGGTGGTTGATGATGATGCGGATATACGAGAGGTTTTGCATATACAACTGGAAAACAAAGGTTATTGTGTACTGGAGGCAGAGAATGGCAGAAAAGCAATTGGGGTTGTAACAGATCACAGGGATATTGATTTGATTATTCTGGATATAATGATGCCTATACTTTCAGGAATTGATGCCTGTATGGAAATCCGTAAATTGTCGGCTGCACCAATTTTATTCCTGACAGCAAAATCCAAGGAAACGGATAAAGCCATAGCTTATGAAAATGGTGGGGATGATTACCTTGTCAAACCCTTTTCCCAGGCAGAGCTGTTAATGAAAGTTCAATCACTCCTTCGAAGATATTATATATACAAGGGAAAAGCCGAAACTAAAACGGATAAAACAGAAATACATTTAAAAGACCTTATCATAAACACTGCAGACCGGACTGTTTTTCGTGGAAAGCAGAGGATTGAGCTTACGGATACGGAGTTCCAGATATTGATGTACCTTGAAAGAAACAGAGGTGCTGCGCAGGATTCCAAGGCAATTTATGAAGGGGTGTGGGGAGGAAAGTTTCTGCCATCTTCAGCAAATGCTGTTATGGTGCATATCCTGAACCTGAGAAAAAAGCTTGAACTGGATTTTAATCCCCATAGTATTATCCATACAGTCTGGGGAAAGGGGTACCAGATAGATGAAGAATAG
- a CDS encoding glycosyltransferase, translating into MIFESENKKRWKTAIIIFIMLVLSGLVLTFCTAYSIFESVRIPGISKLTLPKGIYITRTIKSIQKSTRETASSVSKATHRPVNYIWKHKEKYNFSASAFPISESKGRLLTSAFVVSDDDRSVNDLKHNLKNLDIVLPDYFSFVKGKVEINENVRMDIQSMLKQNHVMIIPRISNTDETGNWFGKEFIDLIGNDDNRASLEELIINTLKKYGLRAINIDVENISDQNNDPYLDFLDELSYKMQKNNMYLTVDVPVNDPGMDYEEIGKIANMVYVMAYDENYEGGTPGPIAEKAWFEDAIETLKARIPVDKTVVITGQYAYDWNTGTGKPAKSLSFDEAMMIARDVGAEVETDNSAVNSTFEYEDDNKQKHQVWILDGISLWNQQMETEKVGAKGIALWRLGLEDPSVWRFFGSSLKNISPKILSEADFLETVNFEGRGEILKVIASPHKGSRLLTTDNGYIDYANYNKTPSGYEVQQFGHCSSNKIALTFDDGPDPVYTPQILDVLKKNGVTATFFVVGQQALNNPNLLKLEVKKGNLIGNHTYYHPNLTKIPPSRIALELNATQRLIQAITGKDTTLFRPPYDTDSTPQFPNELSALRIAEAKGYAIVCADIDSEDYLKPGVNKIVNNVVTQLKQSGSNIIVMHDAGGNRTQTVKALKKLIPLLKSEGYQFVNLDGLLGVPKTALMPKISFKDTIMVVSDRIATWLLIYGWDFIMILFFLTTVISVFRIIFLGFFVLRSHKKNLKYIKYADFQPFVSILIPAYNEGDVIGKTISTVLKSNYENFEVIVINDGSTDNTSEIVDKFVHSNPKIVRQIIKTNGGKYSALNLGLQEARSEYVVTIDADTIILPDTLSYLMLPFRDEDIDAVCGNVQVGNVKNILTGFQTVEYITTQNYDRRAFDSLNCIGVVPGATGAWKKSKVIEVGGYSGETLTEDADLTLTMLEHGARIVYMPYAKSITEAPETVKALSRQRFRWSYGTLQTLFKHRKSFFKGSLGLVALPNIFIFQLVFPVLSPIGDLVFILSLFRGDFKAIFAGYVLFLLMDLAGSIMAFTIEKAPLKYLMLVLIQRFFYRQFMYVITFKSIIAAMKGRRHGWNKLNRTSSVAIPPLVK; encoded by the coding sequence ATGATTTTTGAATCCGAAAACAAGAAACGCTGGAAAACAGCCATTATCATTTTTATCATGCTGGTATTGTCCGGGCTGGTACTGACATTCTGCACGGCTTACAGCATATTTGAAAGTGTCAGAATTCCGGGTATTTCCAAGCTGACCCTTCCCAAAGGAATATATATAACCAGAACAATAAAATCCATTCAGAAAAGTACCAGAGAAACGGCCTCAAGTGTTTCTAAGGCAACACATAGACCAGTAAACTATATTTGGAAACACAAGGAAAAATATAATTTCTCTGCATCGGCATTTCCAATATCTGAATCAAAGGGCAGATTACTGACATCCGCTTTTGTTGTTTCAGATGATGACAGAAGCGTAAATGACCTAAAGCACAATTTAAAAAATCTGGATATTGTATTGCCTGACTATTTTTCCTTTGTCAAAGGCAAAGTTGAAATTAACGAAAATGTCAGAATGGACATACAGTCCATGTTAAAGCAAAACCATGTGATGATTATTCCCCGAATATCCAATACCGATGAAACGGGCAACTGGTTCGGCAAGGAATTTATTGACCTCATTGGCAACGATGACAACAGAGCCTCCCTTGAAGAGCTAATTATTAACACCCTGAAAAAATATGGTCTAAGGGCCATTAATATTGATGTGGAAAATATTTCAGATCAGAACAATGACCCCTATCTTGACTTTCTTGATGAACTATCATATAAGATGCAGAAAAACAATATGTATCTTACGGTTGATGTACCAGTTAATGATCCAGGTATGGATTATGAAGAAATCGGCAAAATTGCAAATATGGTTTACGTTATGGCCTATGACGAAAACTACGAAGGAGGCACCCCAGGCCCTATCGCTGAAAAAGCCTGGTTTGAAGATGCAATTGAAACACTAAAAGCCAGAATTCCCGTAGATAAAACGGTGGTAATAACCGGCCAATATGCCTATGATTGGAATACAGGTACTGGAAAACCAGCTAAATCCCTGAGCTTCGATGAAGCAATGATGATTGCAAGGGATGTGGGCGCAGAGGTTGAGACAGATAATTCAGCAGTCAACAGTACCTTTGAGTATGAGGACGACAATAAGCAAAAACACCAGGTTTGGATTCTAGACGGGATTTCATTGTGGAACCAGCAAATGGAGACAGAGAAAGTGGGGGCAAAGGGAATTGCCCTTTGGCGACTTGGTCTGGAAGACCCCTCAGTTTGGAGGTTTTTTGGTTCAAGCTTAAAGAACATAAGCCCTAAAATACTTTCAGAGGCAGACTTTCTCGAAACTGTAAATTTTGAGGGCAGAGGGGAAATTTTAAAGGTAATCGCTTCTCCCCATAAGGGAAGCCGACTGCTGACAACCGATAATGGTTATATTGATTATGCCAATTACAATAAAACACCTTCTGGTTATGAAGTACAGCAGTTCGGCCATTGCAGCAGCAATAAAATAGCCCTTACTTTTGATGACGGACCAGATCCGGTTTATACCCCACAAATTCTTGACGTATTAAAGAAAAACGGAGTTACAGCCACCTTCTTTGTTGTGGGACAACAGGCGCTAAATAATCCCAACCTACTTAAGTTGGAAGTGAAAAAGGGAAACCTGATAGGAAACCATACCTATTACCATCCCAACCTTACAAAGATACCTCCATCAAGAATTGCTCTGGAGTTAAACGCCACCCAACGTCTGATACAGGCAATCACAGGGAAAGATACAACTCTTTTCCGACCGCCATATGATACGGATTCCACTCCGCAATTTCCCAATGAACTTTCAGCTCTGAGAATCGCTGAGGCCAAAGGCTATGCTATTGTATGCGCCGATATTGATTCCGAGGATTACTTAAAGCCGGGAGTTAATAAAATTGTCAATAATGTAGTAACTCAGCTGAAGCAAAGTGGATCAAATATCATTGTAATGCATGACGCCGGAGGGAACCGAACACAAACCGTTAAAGCACTAAAAAAGCTTATACCCCTGCTAAAATCAGAAGGATACCAGTTTGTAAACCTTGATGGGCTTCTTGGCGTTCCCAAAACAGCTCTCATGCCAAAGATTAGTTTCAAAGATACAATCATGGTAGTATCCGACAGAATAGCAACCTGGCTTCTGATATACGGTTGGGATTTTATAATGATCTTATTTTTCCTGACAACCGTCATATCTGTTTTCAGAATTATTTTTCTGGGATTTTTCGTTCTGCGCTCACATAAAAAAAATCTCAAATATATTAAATATGCTGATTTTCAGCCTTTTGTTTCTATCCTCATTCCAGCTTACAATGAGGGAGACGTAATTGGAAAAACCATCAGTACTGTACTGAAAAGTAATTATGAAAATTTTGAAGTCATCGTCATTAATGACGGAAGCACTGATAATACCAGTGAAATAGTTGACAAGTTTGTACATAGCAATCCTAAAATAGTACGCCAAATTATAAAAACAAATGGAGGCAAGTATTCTGCACTAAATTTGGGATTGCAGGAAGCCAGATCAGAATATGTAGTAACAATAGATGCGGATACAATCATATTGCCCGACACCCTGAGCTATCTAATGCTGCCTTTTAGGGATGAAGACATTGATGCAGTATGTGGAAATGTGCAGGTGGGCAATGTGAAAAACATACTTACCGGCTTTCAGACCGTTGAGTATATTACAACCCAGAATTATGACAGGAGAGCCTTTGATTCCCTGAACTGCATTGGTGTAGTTCCTGGTGCAACTGGCGCATGGAAGAAATCCAAAGTAATTGAAGTGGGTGGTTACTCAGGAGAGACGTTGACGGAGGATGCGGATTTGACCCTTACCATGCTTGAGCATGGAGCAAGAATAGTATATATGCCTTACGCAAAATCCATAACAGAAGCACCTGAAACAGTAAAGGCACTTTCCAGGCAGCGTTTCAGATGGAGCTACGGTACACTTCAGACATTATTCAAACACCGAAAGTCCTTTTTCAAGGGATCCTTGGGCCTTGTAGCACTGCCGAACATATTCATATTTCAGCTTGTATTTCCTGTGCTTTCTCCCATAGGAGATCTGGTATTCATACTTTCCCTTTTCAGGGGAGATTTTAAGGCTATTTTTGCAGGCTATGTCTTATTCCTGTTAATGGATCTTGCCGGCTCTATTATGGCTTTCACTATTGAAAAGGCACCTTTAAAGTACTTAATGCTTGTTTTAATCCAGCGTTTCTTTTACAGACAATTTATGTATGTTATAACATTCAAATCCATCATTGCCGCTATGAAAGGAAGACGGCACGGCTGGAATAAACTGAACAGGACAAGCTCCGTTGCTATACCACCACTAGTAAAATAA
- a CDS encoding response regulator transcription factor: protein MKRIFLVEDDKTIAKNLVLLLRSEGFTVTHAPTRCDALAALEGNKFDLALVDISLPDGNGFAVCTEIKEVQNIPVIFLTASGDEASVVTGLNMGADDYITKPFRPRELIARIGTALRKSGRSPSDFEIGGLHVDTASGIVKKNGNEVFLSALEYRLLLVFISNPKSIITRGSLLDELWDAAGEFVNDNTLTVYIKRLREKIEDDPAIPQIILTVRGTGYRLGGNYASE, encoded by the coding sequence ATGAAACGGATATTTTTGGTTGAAGACGATAAGACAATCGCTAAAAACCTAGTACTTCTGCTCCGCTCGGAGGGGTTTACAGTTACTCATGCACCTACCCGGTGTGATGCCCTTGCCGCCCTTGAGGGAAATAAATTTGACTTGGCCCTTGTGGACATTTCTTTACCTGATGGGAATGGCTTTGCAGTTTGTACGGAAATCAAAGAAGTGCAAAATATTCCCGTTATTTTCCTGACAGCTTCCGGTGATGAGGCCAGTGTTGTTACCGGCCTGAACATGGGCGCCGATGACTATATCACCAAGCCTTTTCGTCCCCGTGAATTGATTGCGCGAATTGGTACCGCCCTGCGAAAAAGCGGGCGTTCGCCATCGGATTTTGAAATTGGTGGGCTTCATGTGGATACGGCAAGCGGCATTGTGAAAAAAAACGGCAATGAAGTTTTTCTTTCTGCCTTAGAATATCGCTTATTGCTGGTGTTTATTAGCAACCCAAAAAGTATTATCACCAGAGGCAGCCTGCTTGATGAATTGTGGGACGCAGCAGGAGAGTTTGTCAATGACAATACACTGACCGTGTACATCAAACGCTTGCGGGAAAAGATAGAGGACGACCCAGCAATCCCACAAATCATTCTGACTGTTCGAGGAACAGGGTATAGATTGGGAGGCAATTATGCTTCGGAATAG
- a CDS encoding sensor histidine kinase: MLRNREVRQFILLFFLMAAVAVMLGFAISRLAGILAISSATAFGSAFFMFTKARYKSIARLSDQIDLVLHNANRMEIDELDEGELSILHSEITKMILRIREQNDALKKEKENLADSLADIAHQLRTPLTSANLILSLLANNPDESQRKAFVRETEELLVQMDWLITSLLKLSRLDAGIVVFQKEQIDVNSLICTALRPFLIPMDLHNIDLQIDVPKGIFIQGDSGWLSEAIQNILKNCIESTGENGKIEIACIDTPLFTDITIHDSGGGFEKEDLSSLFNRFYRGKNPNTTGYGIGLALCKMIITRQGGTITAKNHPLGGAMFSVRFPK; the protein is encoded by the coding sequence ATGCTTCGGAATAGAGAGGTTCGTCAGTTTATCCTTTTGTTCTTCCTCATGGCTGCTGTTGCTGTCATGCTGGGATTTGCTATCAGCAGGTTGGCAGGAATACTTGCTATTAGTTCTGCCACCGCTTTTGGCTCAGCATTTTTCATGTTTACTAAAGCCCGATACAAAAGTATTGCCCGGCTTTCAGATCAGATAGACCTTGTGCTCCATAATGCTAACCGCATGGAAATAGACGAATTAGATGAGGGGGAACTCTCCATTCTGCACAGTGAGATAACAAAAATGATACTTCGAATCCGGGAGCAAAATGACGCCCTGAAAAAAGAAAAAGAAAACCTTGCGGATTCCCTGGCTGACATAGCCCATCAGCTCCGGACTCCTCTCACATCCGCCAACCTCATTCTGTCATTGTTAGCAAATAACCCTGATGAAAGCCAGAGGAAAGCCTTTGTCCGGGAAACAGAAGAATTGCTTGTGCAGATGGATTGGCTGATTACTTCTCTGCTAAAATTGTCCCGCTTGGATGCGGGTATTGTGGTATTTCAAAAGGAGCAAATAGATGTAAACAGTTTAATATGCACCGCTCTTCGCCCCTTTTTAATCCCAATGGATTTACACAATATTGATTTGCAAATAGATGTACCAAAAGGAATCTTTATTCAGGGGGATTCAGGCTGGCTTTCAGAAGCAATCCAGAACATCCTGAAAAATTGCATAGAAAGTACCGGAGAAAATGGAAAAATTGAGATTGCCTGCATAGACACCCCACTGTTTACGGATATTACCATCCACGACAGCGGTGGAGGCTTTGAAAAAGAAGATCTATCCAGCCTGTTTAACAGGTTTTATCGTGGGAAAAATCCAAACACTACAGGTTATGGGATTGGATTAGCTCTCTGCAAAATGATTATAACCCGGCAGGGAGGAACCATAACCGCAAAAAATCATCCACTGGGAGGCGCCATGTTTTCCGTTCGTTTTCCAAAGTGA
- a CDS encoding ABC transporter ATP-binding protein, producing the protein MEFLKIENLCKSYGKGENQVTALDQVSLTINKGDFTAIIGSSGSGKSTLLHIIGGVDVPTSGKVYLDGQDVYAQSNEKLAIFRRRQVGLIYQFHNLIPTLNVVENITLPILMDKRKVNKDRLDDLLELLGLKDRKNHLPNQLSGGQQQRVSIGRALMNAPAVMLADEPTGSLDSRNGHEIVNLLKLSNKQYQQTLILVTHDENIALQADRIIGISDGKVVRDERVKS; encoded by the coding sequence ATGGAGTTTTTAAAAATTGAAAATTTATGTAAGTCCTACGGCAAGGGTGAAAATCAAGTCACCGCCCTTGACCAAGTATCACTTACAATCAATAAGGGAGATTTTACTGCAATCATCGGATCCTCTGGTTCCGGCAAATCCACATTGCTTCACATCATTGGCGGCGTTGACGTGCCTACAAGTGGGAAGGTCTATTTGGACGGTCAGGATGTATATGCACAAAGTAATGAAAAACTAGCCATCTTCCGCAGGCGGCAGGTGGGACTGATTTATCAGTTTCACAACCTCATTCCAACATTGAATGTGGTGGAAAACATCACCTTGCCTATCCTGATGGATAAGCGTAAAGTCAACAAGGACCGGCTGGATGACTTGCTGGAACTGCTTGGTTTGAAAGACCGGAAAAACCATTTACCCAATCAGCTTTCCGGGGGCCAGCAACAGCGTGTTTCCATAGGACGTGCTTTGATGAATGCGCCAGCGGTCATGCTTGCCGATGAGCCCACGGGCAGTTTAGACAGTCGGAATGGACATGAAATTGTTAATCTGCTGAAATTAAGCAATAAACAATATCAACAGACCCTTATCCTTGTCACCCATGACGAAAATATCGCCCTACAAGCAGACCGTATTATCGGCATATCAGACGGCAAAGTTGTGCGAGACGAGAGGGTGAAGTCATGA